A stretch of Oreochromis aureus strain Israel breed Guangdong linkage group 11, ZZ_aureus, whole genome shotgun sequence DNA encodes these proteins:
- the washc5 gene encoding WASH complex subunit 5, with protein MVDFLADNNLCGQAILRIVSRGNAIIAELLRLSDFIPAVFRLKDKSDQQKYGDIICDFSYFKGPEYYEGKLEAKPELQDLDEEFRENNIEILSRFYLAFESVHKYIVDLNRYLDDLHEGVYIQQTLETVLLNEDGKQLLCEALYLYGVMLLVIDQKIEGEVRERMLVSYYRYSAARSSGDSNLDDICKLLRSTGYSSQPGAKRPANYPESYFQRVPISATFTSMVIGRLRSDDIYNQVSAYPLPEHRSTALANQAAMLYVCLFFSPSILHTQQAKMREIVDKYFPDNWVISIYMGITVNLVEAWEPYKAAKTALNYTLDSANIKEQATRYAASMESLRPQVQQLLKEGFLREEIILDNIPKLLNCLRDCNVAIRWLMLHSAESAYDPNNKRLRQIKDQVLNDSKYKPKILFQLLLDTAQFEFTLKEMFKQMLSEKQIKWESYKKEGSERMTELAEVFSGVKPLTRVEKNENLQAWFREISKQIESLNYEDSTAAGRKTVQLIQALVEVQEFHQLESNLQVCQFLADTRKFLHQMIRTINIKEEVLITMQIVGDLSYAWQIIDSFTSIMQESIRVNPSMVTKLRATFLKLASALDLPLLRINQANSADLLSVSQFYSGELVSYVRKVLQIIPESMFTSLAKIIKLQIHDIMEVPTRLDKDKLKDYAQLTARYEVAKLTHDISIFTEGILMMKTTLVGIIKVDPKQLLEDGIRKELVKRVAYALHRGLIFNPKAKPSELMPKLKEMGATMDGFYRSFEYIQDYVSIYGLKIWQEEVSRIVNYNVEQECNSFLRTKIQDWQSVHQSTHIPIPKFPSVDESATFIGRLCREILRITDPKLTCYIDQMNTWYDLKSHQEVTNNRLFSEIQNTLGTFGLNGLDRLLCFMIVKELQNFLTILQKTILKDKAVVEVFRTLQGAVSPVQGIVANASKVYSSAVAKSQKIWGTYQEAIMKVGQMQILRQQIANELNYSCKFDSKHLAAALENLNKSLLADIEAHYQDPSLPYPKEDNTLLYDITAYLEAAGIHNPLNKIYITTKRLPYFPIINFLFIIAQLPKLQYNKNQGMTCRKATDPVDWPPLVLGLLTLLKQFHSRYTQQFLALIGQFIRSIMEQCTSQKIPDMPSDVVGALMFLEDYVKYTKLSRKVAEAHVPSYIFDEFRTIL; from the exons ATGGTGGACTTCCTGGCAGACAACAACCTGTGCGGCCAGGCTATCCTCAGGATAGTTTCCAGAGGAAATGCCATCATTGCTGAGCTCCTACGCCTCTCTGACTTCATCCCTGCAGTTTTTAGACTCAAGGACAAAAGTGACCAGCAGAAATACGGAGACATTATCTGTGACTTTAGCTACTTCAAG ggtCCTGAGTATTATGAAGGAAAGCTAGAAGCCAAACCGGAGCTTCAGGACTTGGACGAAGAGTTTAGAGAGAACAACATTGAGATTCTGTCAAGGTTCTATCTGGCTTTTGAGAGCGTCCACAAGTACATAGTGGATCTTAACAG ATATTTAGATGACCTACATGAGGGTGTTTATATTCAGCAGACCTTGGAGACTGTGCTTCTAAATGAGGATGGGAAACAGCTCCTA TGTGAAGCTCTCTACCTGTATGGAGTCATGCTGCTGGTTATTGACCAAAAAATTGAAGGAGAAGTCAGAGAGAGGATGCTGGTTTCCTATTATAGATACAG tgcTGCCCGTTCTTCGGGTGACTCCaacctggatgacatctgtaaGCTCCTGCGTAGCACCGGCTACTCCAGCCAGCCTGGAGCCAAACGACCTGCCAACTACCCGGAGAGCTACTTCCAGAGAGTTCCCATCAGTGCCACTTTTACTAGCATGGTCATTGGGAGGCTGCGCTCGGACGACATCTACAACCAA gtttCTGCGTATCCTCTACCAGAACATCGCAGCACAGCACTGGCTAACCAGGCGGCCATGCTCTACGTCTGCCTCTTCTTCAGCCCCTCCATACTGCACACCCAGCAGGCAAAGATGCGGGAGATAGTGGACAAATACTTTCCTGATAATTGG GTTATCAGTATTTACATGGGGATCACAGTGAACCTGGTGGAAGCCTGGGAACCATACAAAGCTGCCAAGACTGCGCTCAACTACACCCTGGACTCTGCTAACATCAAAGAGCAg GCTACTCGGTATGCAGCCAGCATGGAAAGCCTGAGGCCTCAGGTGCAGCAGCTGCTAAAGGAAGGTTTCCTCAGGGAGGAaattatcttggacaacatcccaAAACTGCTCAACTGTCTGAGAGACTGCAATGTTGCTATTCGCTGGCTGATGTTGCACTCTGCAGAGTCAG CCTATGACCCAAACAACAAGCGCCTGCGTCAGATCAAAGACCAAGTACTTAATGACTCCAAGTACAAGCCTAAGATCCTTTTCCAGCTGCTGCTCGACACAGCTCAGTTTGAGTTCACACTCAAAGAG ATGTTCAAGCAGatgctgtcagagaagcagATCAAATGGGAGAGCTACAAGAAGGAGGGATCAGAGAGAATGACTGAGCTGGCTGAAGTCTTCTCTGGTGTCAAACCTCTTACCAGGGTGGAGAAAAATG AGAACTTACAGGCCTGGTTCAGGGAAATCTCAAAGCAGATTGAGTCTTTGAACTATGAGGACTCCACGGCTGCTGGGAGGAAGACAGTCCAGCTGATACAGGCTCTTGTAGAG GTCCAGGAGTTCCACCAGCTGGAGTCCAACCTGCAAGTTTGTCAGTTCTTGGCTGACACCAGGAAGTTCCTGCACCAGATGATCCGCACAATCAATATCAAAGAAGAAGTGCTTATTACCATGCAAATAGTTGGAGATCTGTCCTATGCGTGGCAGATTATTGACAG CTTTACATCCATTATGCAGGAGAGCATCAGAGTCAACCCATCCATGGTTACCAAACTGAGAGCTACATTTCTGAAG CTGGCATCTGCATTGGATCTTCCATTGCTGCGTATCAACCAGGCCAACAGTGCTGACCTGCTGAGTGTTTCTCAGTTCTACTCTGGAGAGTTGGTGTCCTATGTGAGAAAG GTGCTGCAAATTATCCCAGAGAGCATGTTCACTTCGCTAGCCAAAATAATCAAGCTTCAGATCCACGACATTATGGAGGTGCCCACACGGCTGGATAAGGACAAGCTAAAGGACTACGCCCAACTGACGGCTCGCTATGAA GTGGCAAAACTAACTCATGACATATCTATTTTCACTGAGGGCATTTTAATGATGAAGACTACTCTCGTTGGGATTATCAAG GTGGATCCTAAGCAGCTTCTGGAGGATGGCATCAGGAAGGAGCTGGTGAAGAGGGTGGCTTATGCATTGCACAGAGGCTTAATCTTCAATCCAAAGGCAAAG CCCAGTGAACTGATGCCCAAGTTGAAGGAGATGGGCGCCACCATGGATGGCTTCTACAGGTCGTTTGAATACATCCAGGACTACGTCAGCATTTATGGCCTTAAAATCTGGCAGGAGGAAGTGTCCCGCATCGTCAACTATAATGTGGAACAGGAGTGCAACAGTTTTCTCAGAACCAAG ATCCAGGACTGGCAGAGTGTGCACCAGTCCACCCACATTCCTATTCCCAAGTTTCCCTCTGTGGATGAGTCTGCCACCTTCATCGGTCGTCTCTGCAGAGAAATCCTCCGAATCACTGATCCCAA GTTGACATGTTACATTGACCAGATGAACACCTGGTATGACCTGAAGAGCCACCAGGAGGTGACTAACAACAGATTGTTCTCTGagatccagaacaccctgggtACATTTGGCCTTAACGGACTGGACCGCCTGCTCTGCTTCATGATTGTCAAGGAACTTCAG AACTTCCTGACAATACTTCAGAAGACCATCCTGAAGGACAAAGCTGTGGTGGaggtcttcagaacattgcaagGTGCCGTCAGTCCAGTTCAAGGCATTGTGG CAAATGCCAGCAAAGTCTACAGCAGTGCTGTGGCCAAATCCCAGAAGATCTGGGGTACATATCAGGAAGCCATCATGAAG GTTGGTCAGATGCAGATTCTCAGACAGCAGATCGCTAATGAGCTTAACTACTCTTGCAAGTTTGACTCCAAACACCTGGCGGCTGCACTGGAAAACCTCAACAA GTCTCTGCTGGCAGACATTGAGGCCCATTACCAGGACCCATCCCTGCCTTATCCTAAAGAGGACAACACTCTTTTGTACGATATCACTGCCTACCTGGAGGCTGCTGGCATTCACAATCCTCTCAACAAG ATCTACATCACTACAAAGCGCCTCCCGTACTTCCCCATCATCAACTTCCTCTTTATTATTGCTCAGCTGCCTAAACTTCAGTACAACAAAAACCAAG GAATGACCTGCAGGAAAGCAACAGACCCGGTCGACTGGCCTCCACTGGTGCTCGGCTTGCTCACCCTGCTCAAGCAGTTCCACTCCAGATACACACAACAGTTCCTGGCTCTCATTGGTCAATTCATCCGCTCAATCATGGAGCAGTGCACAAG TCAGAAAATCCCTGACATGCCTTCTGATGTGGTGGGAGCTCTGATGTTCCTTGAAGACTACGTGAAGTACACAAAACTGTCACGTAAG gtGGCGGAAGCTCATGTGCCCAGTTATATTTTTGATGAGTTCAGGACAATACTGTGA
- the nsmce2 gene encoding E3 SUMO-protein ligase NSE2, translated as MSLSAVHGTLSSLKSCQADIGTGMDIVTDVAMDLAEAHDDEMNPGIKEMEAMILECAKLDREINYFVDVVQQVTAEVTTQQPEAMFSLSAKVKEQFTEKIARLSDADLHTHQKVMAFKESVKNSFKQANQESAESMEELDEDIAVTQSQVNFTCPLTQVEMVNPVKNKKCNHHYDEAAILSLIKTRHSQKKKCRCPVVGCGNTDVKDSDLIPDQMLRRRIQSYKRQNNRT; from the exons ATGTCTCTGAGCGCTGTTCACGGAACTCTGTCGAGTCTGAAATCCTGTCAGGCTGATATCGGGACAGGTATGGACATTGTGACAGACGTGGCTATGGACCTGGCGGAAGCTCATG ATGATGAGATGAACCCGGGCATCAAAGAGATGGAGGCCATGATTCTGGAGTGTGCCAAGCTGGACAGGGAGATTAACTACTTTGTTGATGTGGTGCAACAAGTCACAGCTGAG GTTACCACTCAGCAGCCGGAGGCTATGTTCAGCCTGTCTGCCAAAGTGAAGGAGCAGTTCACAGAGAAAATAGCCCGACTCTCTGATGCTGACCTGCACACTCACCAGAAAGTAATGGCTTTCAAGGAAAGTGTCAAAAACTCTTTCAAACAAG ctaaCCAGGAGTCAGCAGAGAGCATGGAGGAGCTCGATGAGGACATCGCTGTGACACAGAGTCAAGTCAACTTCACCTGCCCACTCACACAG GTGGAAATGGTGAACCCGGTGAAGAACAAGAAGTGTAACCACCACTATGATGAAGCAGCAATCCTAAGCCTGATCAAAACAAGACACAGCCAGAAAAAGAAATGCCG CTGTCCCGTGGTGGGCTGTGGAAACACAGATGTGAAAGATTCTGACCTCATTCCTGACCAGATGCTGAGGAGAAGGATCCAGAGCTacaagaggcagaacaaccggACTTAA
- the lratd2b gene encoding protein LRATD2 — MGNQVEKLTHLNYAEVPTSDPNGFDPEDDGPRIGVSYIFSNDDDDDQDENFDHFPADKHQVNHEEKPFDPRDELECAIYYREECVFERKTGAATHSAESLLNKCRPGDLLEFVATGQYPHWAVYVGDFQVVHLHRAEIKNNFLTDVSQGKQGRIVNSLYRYRALPPEVIVRNALDHVGSRDRELYWRNSECFAAWCRFGKREFKIGGEIRIGKQPYRLKLLFSEKKSHVLEFQSLEDVIMEKRRNDQIGKGAVMQELANHLNTTHEIKEENFVN, encoded by the coding sequence ATGGGGAATCAGGTGGAGAAACTAACGCATCTAAATTACGCGGAGGTGCCAACGTCGGACCCAAATGGGTTCGACCCGGAAGACGACGGACCGCGGATTGGCGTGTCTTACATTTTTTCCAACGACGACGACGACGACCAGGACGAGAATTTTGATCACTTTCCAGCGGACAAACACCAGGTAAACCATGAAGAGAAGCCCTTTGACCCCCGGGACGAGCTGGAGTGCGCGATCTATTATCGAGAGGAGTGCGTCTTTGAAAGAAAAACCGGAGCCGCGACTCACTCCGCGGAAAGTCTTCTGAACAAGTGCAGACCGGGAGACCTGCTGGAGTTCGTGGCCACTGGACAGTATCCACACTGGGCTGTTTACGTCGGGGACTTCCAGGTGGTTCATTTGCACCGGGCTGAAATCAAGAACAACTTTCTCACCGACGTGAGCCAGGGTAAACAAGGCCGGATAGTGAACAGCCTCTACAGGTACCGCGCGCTCCCGCCAGAGGTGATTGTGCGCAACGCGCTGGACCACGTTGGGTCAAGAGACAGGGAGCTGTACTGGAGAAATTCTGAGTGTTTTGCAGCCTGGTGCCGCTTTGGCAAACGGGAATTTAAAATCGGAGGGGAGATCAGGATTGGAAAGCAGCCGTACAGGTTAAAACTGCTGTTTTCAGAGAAGAAAAGTCACGTCCTTGAATTTCAAAGCCTGGAAGACGTAATCATGGAAAAGAGGAGGAACGATCAGATTGGTAAAGGTGCCGTGATGCAAGAGCTGGCCAACCATTTGAATACAACACATGAAATCAAAGAGGAGAATTTTGTTAACTGA